A genomic window from Borreliella mayonii includes:
- a CDS encoding DUF228 domain-containing protein, producing the protein MSDITKIKQEFDKKVAEIQALMKNPQQDSGLLSNSIDFRDQNLIFSNSGGVCTSSKDKIENYPAKGYPYKRGVKLSFGDGTTEVEVEAGGGDDLYGVCSDIDEFSGMATVIPITNNFTGYLTLKKEGQNGVNNPGDKLNFNQHGELEKVTGAQKSVNAIALSKAHKLTEDLFIVLASVFGNRAIKG; encoded by the coding sequence ATGAGTGATATAACAAAAATCAAACAAGAGTTTGATAAAAAAGTTGCAGAAATTCAAGCATTAATGAAAAATCCCCAACAAGACTCAGGATTACTTAGTAATTCTATTGATTTTAGAGACCAAAATCTAATTTTTTCCAATTCTGGTGGGGTTTGCACTAGTAGTAAAGACAAAATAGAGAATTACCCTGCTAAAGGGTATCCGTATAAACGGGGTGTTAAGCTTAGTTTTGGAGATGGAACAACAGAAGTAGAAGTTGAGGCTGGTGGTGGAGACGATTTATATGGAGTGTGTTCCGATATAGATGAGTTTAGCGGTATGGCAACTGTTATACCAATTACAAATAACTTTACTGGGTATTTAACGCTTAAGAAAGAAGGACAAAATGGTGTAAATAATCCAGGAGATAAATTAAATTTTAACCAACATGGGGAACTTGAAAAGGTCACTGGGGCTCAAAAATCTGTTAATGCAATAGCACTTTCAAAGGCACACAAATTAACTGAAGATTTATTTATAGTGCTTGCTAGTGTATTTGGGAATAGAGCAATAAAAGGGTAA
- a CDS encoding DUF228 domain-containing protein codes for MALKGNMQVENLEAVEDPQVDLGAQVSAAPRAKRQARQAEDAQGEDPYLEAINELDDVLLKFKKYVKSMSLIENKVFGGLSSCFKSKNERVDAYSFACSSYTDKIEEYLYDPANSFPYKRGVKLVPKENSIYVEVGADTDMYGICVDVCEFSCTAYVLLITNNFEGYLVTRNPSIKIGEILDINNNGVIIKAGGGPPTAINIYALSDSFTINFAPEDGNQDQNRYPRQEYSINLIKVAIFGNRGLEKIVIPDGG; via the coding sequence ATGGCTTTAAAAGGCAACATGCAAGTAGAAAATCTTGAGGCTGTTGAGGACCCACAGGTAGATTTAGGGGCACAAGTTTCCGCTGCTCCTAGAGCTAAACGGCAAGCAAGACAAGCTGAGGATGCACAAGGGGAAGATCCCTATTTGGAGGCAATTAACGAGCTTGATGATGTCCTTTTGAAATTCAAGAAATATGTAAAATCGATGAGCTTAATTGAAAATAAGGTTTTTGGCGGTTTAAGTAGTTGTTTTAAATCTAAGAATGAGCGAGTTGATGCATATTCATTTGCATGTTCAAGTTATACAGACAAAATAGAGGAATACCTTTACGACCCAGCAAATAGTTTTCCATACAAGCGTGGGGTTAAACTTGTTCCAAAAGAGAACTCTATATATGTAGAAGTTGGAGCTGATACTGATATGTATGGGATATGTGTAGATGTATGTGAGTTTAGTTGTACCGCGTATGTATTGCTAATTACTAACAATTTTGAAGGGTACCTTGTCACAAGGAATCCAAGTATAAAAATAGGAGAAATCCTAGACATAAATAATAACGGTGTTATTATCAAGGCTGGAGGTGGGCCACCAACCGCAATTAACATATATGCTCTATCTGATTCATTTACAATCAATTTTGCACCCGAAGATGGAAATCAAGATCAAAATAGATATCCTAGGCAAGAGTATTCTATTAATTTGATAAAAGTTGCAATTTTTGGAAATAGAGGCCTTGAGAAGATAGTAATACCTGATGGTGGTTAA